ATCTCGCAGATCCGCAACTTTTCCATCATTGCCCACATCGACCACGGCAAATCCACCATTGCGGACCAGCTGCTGCGGCTGACCGAAACGGTGAGCGAGCGCGAGATGAAGCAGCAGTTCCTAGACAGCATGGAGCTGGAGCGGGAGCGCGGCATCACCATCAAAATGCAGGCGGCCCGGATGAACTACCGGGCTCAGGACGGCCACTCCTACGTGCTCAACCTAATTGACACCCCCGGCCACGTGGATTTTTCCTACGAGGTCTCGCGATCGCTGGTGGCCTGCGAGGGCGCCTTGCTGGTGGTCGATGCCTCCCAGGGCGTGGAAGCCCAGACCCTGGCCAACATTTATCTGGCCATCGAGCACGACCTGGAAATCGTGCCGGTGATCAACAAAACCGATCTGCCCGGGGCCGACCCCGATGGTGTGGTAGCCGAGATTGAGGAGGCCGTGGGGCTCGACTGCAGCGCTGCCATCTTTGCCTCAGCCAAGTACGGTACCGGCATGAACGAGATTTTAGAGGCCATCGTCCAGCTCATTCCGCCGCCGCAAGCAACGGCCGAGCGGCCGCTGCGCGCGCTCATCTTCGACAGCTACTACGACCTCTACCGCGGCGTTATCGTTTACTTCCGCGTCGTCGACGGCCGGGTGCGCGATGGTGATCGCATCCGCCTAATGGCCTCGGGCAAAGAGCACGCCATCAGCGAGCTGGGCATCCTCTCGCCCACCCCCATTGCTATTGAGGAGCTCCATGCCGGCGAGGTGGGCTATTTGGCTGCTTCCATCAAATCCATTGAGGACGCCCGCGTGGGCGATACCATCACCCTGGCCCACAAGCCTGCCGAATCGCCGCTGCCGGGCTATCAAGAAGCCAAGCCCATGGTGTTTTGCGGCCTGTTTCCCACCAACACTGACGACTACGAAGACCTGCGCGATGCCCTCGATAAGCTCAAGCTTAACGACTCGGCCCTAACGTTCGAGCCCGAGACCTCTAAAGCCATGGGCTTTGGCTTCCGCTGCGGGTTTTTGGGCCTGCTGCACCTGGAGATCGTGCAGGAGCGGCTCGAGCGCGAGTACGACTTGGCGCTGGTGACGACTGCCCCCTCGACGATCTACCGCGTCACCCAGCCCGACGGGACGACCATCGAGATCGACAATCCCAGCCAGCTGCCGCCGCCGGAGCACCGCAAGCAAATCGAGGAGCCCTACATCCGCGTCGAGATTCTGACACCGGAAGACTACGTCGGCCCGCTCATGGAGCTCTGCCAGAGCCGGCGGGGCGAGTTCAAAGACATGAGCTATCTAGCGGCTGGGCGAACGACGCTAACCTACGATCTGCCCCTAGCCGAGGTGGTGACGGATTTTTTCGATCGCGTCAAATCCCACTCGCGCGGCTACGCCAGCATGGAGTACCAGTTTATCGGCTACCGCGAGAACCCACTGGTGCGCCTCGATGTCTGGGTCAACGGCGAGCTAATGGACTCGCTCTCCACCATCGCCCACCGCGATCAGGCTTACGGCATCGGCCGCTCGCTGGCCGAAAAGCTCAAAGAGCTCATCCCGCGCCAGCAGTTCAAAATCCCCATCCAGGCAGCGCTGGGATCGCGCACCATCGCCAGCGAGCACATCCCGCCGCTGCGCAAAGACGTCCTGTCCAAGTGCTACGGCGGCGATGTCTCGCGCAAGAAAAAGCTGCTGCAAAAGCAGGCCAAAGGCAAAAAGCGCATGAAAGCCATCGGCACGGTGGATGTGCCCCAGGAAGCCTTCATGTCCGTCCTGCAGCTGGATCGAGAAAACAACGAAAAATAACAAATCCCTATCGACACGGCCGCGTGCGGGCGCTAGGTTAAAGCCAGCGTTAGCGAGGAGCAGCAGCGCGCATGCGGGTTCTGGTTACTGGGGGAGCGGGCTTTATCGGCTCCCACCTGGTCGATCGGCTGCTGGCCGACGGGCACGAGGTATTGTGCCTGGACAACTTCTATACCGGGCGCAAGCGCAACGTGCTGCAGTGGTGGGATGAGCCCCACTTCGAGCTGCTGCGCCACGACATTACCGAGCCCATCCGGCTGGAGGTGGATCGCATCTACCACCTGGCCTGCCCGGCCTCGCCCATCCACTACCAGTTCAACCCCGTCAAGACGATCAAGACCAACGTCATGGGGACGCTTTACATGCTGGGGCTGGCCAAGCGCATCAACGCCCGCTTTTTGCTGGCCTCGACCTCGGAAGTCTACGGCGATCCCGAGGTGCACCCCCAGCCCGAGAGCTACCGCGGCAACGTTAACTGCACCGGCGTTCGCGCTTGCTACGACGAAGGCAAGCGCGTCGCCGAGACCCTGGCGTTCGACTACCACCGCGACAATGGCGTCGACATCCGCGTGGCGCGCATCTTCAACACCTACGGCCCGCGCATGCTGCTCGATGACGGTCGCGTGGTCACCAACTTGGCCGCCCAAGCCCTGCGCGGTCAGCCGCTAACCCTCTACGGGGAAGGCTCCCAGACCCGCAGCTTCTGCTACGTCTCGGATATGGTTGAAGGGCTGGTGCGGCTGATGGACAGCGACTGCATCGGCCCCGTCAACCTGGGCAACCCGCACGAGTACACCATCGCCGAGCTGGCCCAAACCATCCGCCGCCTGAGCGGCTCGGCTGCCGACATTACCTACAAGCCGCTGCCGGAAGACGACCCCCGGCAGCGCCAACCCGACATTTCGCTGGCCCGGCAGCGTCTGGGCTGGGAGCCCACCGTCTCGCTGGAAGCCGGCCTGCCGCCGCTGATCGAAGATTTGCGCCAACGCCTAGCGAGCGAGTGCAGCCAGGCCGTACCATCCTAGGCGATGATCTTCCGGGCATGCGCTCGGGGGAGCTGCCGTCGCTAACCCAACTCTTGCCCACCGAAAGGATCGTTGCAGAAGGAGCTGCCATGCGCGTTTGTGTCATTGGAACCGGCTATGTGGGATTGGTAACCGGCGTGTGCCTGGCTTGGACGGGGCACGAGGTCATCTGCGTCGACAACAACGAAGAAAAAGTCAGCCTGATGCAATCCGGGCAGACCCCCATCTACGAACCGGGCCTGTCCGAGATGATGGGCGAGACCATGGCAGCCGGCCGCTTGGCCTTTACCACGGATTTGGGGGTTGGGGTCGATCGCAGCGAGATCCTGTTTGTAGCAGTGGGCACGCCTGCTGCCCCCAGCGGCGAGACCGATACGCGCTACGTGGAAGCCGTCGCCCGCGGCATCGGCCAGCACCTCGACGATCGCTACCGCATCATCGTCAACAAATCCACTGTGCCCATCGGCTCCGGCGATTGGGTGCGCATGATCGTGCTGGATGGCGTAGCGGAGCGGCAAAAAACGGCGGTTACCGCAGGCGGCGAGCCGGTCGAGGCCCCTGAGGAGAGCGTGGTCAACTTTGATGTGGTCAGCAACCCCGAGTTCCTGCGCGAGGGCTCGGCGGTGGCGGATACGCTCAACCCGGACCGGATCGTGCTGGGCAGCGATAGCTCCAAAGCCCTGGCAATCATGCAGGAGCTCTACGCGCCCATCTTGCAGCGCCAGGTGGGCGAGGGCAGCGAGCGCGGCGAAGTGCCGCTGCTGGTGACCGACCTCAACTCGGCCGAGATGATCAAGTACGCGGCTAACGCGTTCCTGGCCACCAAGATCAGCTTTATCAACGAAATTGCCAACATCTGTGATCGCGTCGGCGCCGATGTTACCCAGGTCGCCCAGGGCATGGGGTTGGATTCGCGCATCAGCCACAAGTTTTTGCAAGCGGGCATCGGTTGGGGCGGCTCGTGCTTCCCCAAGGATGTCGCCGCGCTCATCAGCACCGCCGACGACTACAACTACGACGCCCAGCTACTCAAATCGGCCGTTGGCACCAATCAGTACCAGCGCCTGATCGTGGTCGAGAAGTTGCAGCACGAGCTCAAAATCCTCAAAGGCAAAACCATCGGACTGCTGGGGTTGACCTTTAAGCCCAACACCGATGACCTGCGCGACGCGCCGGCCCTGCGCGTTATTGAGGAGCTGGATCGCCTCGGGGCCAAAGTCAAAGCCTACGACCCCATCGCCTCGCAGACTGGCATGCCCCACGGCCTGTCCAAGATCATCGTCGAGACCGATCCCGAGCGCCTGGCTGATCGCTGCGATGCCCTGGTGCTGATTACGGATTGGCCGCAATTCCGCAACCTGGACTACACCCGCATGGCGGCTTGCATGACCCACTGCACGATAATTGACGGGCGCAATTTCCTCGAGCGGGAGCAGCTGGAGGCAGCTGGATTCCGCTACGTGGGCGTGGGGCGCTAGCGAGCGCCGGCTACGCTTCCCGCACGCGGTAATGCAGGAAGATCTCTTCACCGACAGGCCGAGCGCTCAGCAGGCTCAGCCGCGGGGCTTGCGCTAGCGGGAACCCCTCGCCCTCAACTGGGGTTGGGGCCGATCGCCCGCCCAGCACCACCGGGCAGACAGTCAGCCAGATATCGTCGATGGCCCCGACGGCCAGCAGCGACGCCACGAGCTCGCCACCACCGATCGCGGCCAGCCGCGCCACCCCTGCTTGGGCCAGCTCGGCAAGGGCGCTCGGCCAGTCAATGGCCCCATCGGCCCGCTCGGCGGTGAAGGTGCGCTCGAAGCACTCCGGCCGCTGCTGCCACGCGGCAGCCCCCGCGCGGGTGCTCAGCAGCCAGCGCGGGACCGGTTGGCGGAAAAAGGGCAGCTGCGGATCCAAGCGTGCCGAGCGCGTGCCAACGATCTGGGGCGGCTGGCGCCCTTGGTGCAGCTTGGCCTGCGGCACCAGCACGGTGGTGCCGTGGGCGCGCAGCGTGGCCGCGCCAAACAGGACGGCATCCGCCTCGGCAATGCGGTCTTCTAGGTGCGCGCGGTCGGCCTCTGAGCCGAACTCAGGCGGCCCGCGATCGCCGCTGGCGATTTTGCCATCGGCGGTCATGGCCAGTACGGCCGTGGTCTGCGGTCGTGCCATCACTCTTGGGCTAGCTGCTGGTAAGCTGCTTGCGCGGCGGCTTGCTCGGCTGCCTTTTTGGAGTGCCCGCTGCCGCGCCCCAGGTAGCGCCCATCCAGCCATACCTCAGCAACAAAGCGCTCGCTGGCTTGCCGGTCGCCCGAGCGCACGCAGTAGGTGGGGCGGGTCTGGTAGTGGGCTTGCGTCCAGGCTTGCAGCGCATCCTTGTAGTTTTGCCGGGCAGGGTCGGCGCGGATGCGGGCGGCCTCCGCCTGCATGATGGGATCGAGCCAAGGCCGCACCAGCCGCATGTCGCGCGTGCTGAGATAGAGCGCTCCCAGCACGGCTTCAAACGAATCGGCCAGCGGCGATCGCTTGCCCATCCCGCTGCCGAGTTCGCTACCGCCCAGGTAGAGGTAGCGCTCCCACCCCAGGCGCTGGGCAATGTCGGCCAGGACGCGATCGCTGACCATGACCGAGCGCAGGGCGGCAAACTCGCCCACCGGGCAGTCCGGGTAGCGCTCCCACAGCAGCTCCGAGGTGGCCAGGCGTACTACGGCATCCCCCACGAACTCGAGCTGCTGGTAGTTGGCCTCACTGCAGGCACTGGGATGGGTCAGGGCCAAATCCAGCAGCTGCCAATCGATGGCATCTTGCTCGGCCAGGCCCAAGTGCTGCACCAGTCGGGCCAGTTCCTTGCGGCGCCGGGCATCGGTTGCGACCATCAGCTGGGCGAGCGCGCCTTAAAGCGGGAAGGGAGAGCCGGCCGTAAGCCGGGTTCTGTTCTCGAAGGCCCTGCCTTCGAGGGGGGTTATCTATCTAGGGCGCCTGTCGCCAGACGCCTCGAGCGGCGTGTTGCGGAACCGCTGCAAGACCCGCTCCGGTTCCGCTGCCTTGCTCCCGACCGGGGTTTACCGAGCCAGCACCTCTCGGTACTGCTGGTGCGCTCTTACCGCACCTTTGCACCCTTACCTGCGCTCGGGTGCGAGCGCATGGGCGGTCTGTTTCTGTGGCACTTGCCTTGCGGTTGCCCGCACCGGGCGTTACCCGGCGGTCTGGTCTTGGGGAGCCCGGACTTTCCTCGGATCCGCTGCCTGCACGGATCCGCAACCCCCGCACCGACTCTCCCCTTCTGTCAGCCAGTATACCCGCGCGCGCCCCCGCTCGGCACCCCAACTCAAAAGGTCTGGCGCTGGAACCAACCGCGCCGCCAGAAGAACCAAACCAACCCCAGCGCGATCGCGGCCATCACACCCAAAGTCCCAAAGTAGCCCCAGCGCCACTCCAGCTCGGGCATGTACTTAAAGTTCATGCCATAGACCCCGGCAACAAACGTCAGCGGAATGAAAATCGTCGAGATGGCGGTGAGCAACTTCATGACCTCGTTCATGCGGTTATTGACTGCCGATAAGTACACCTCCGTCAGGCTGGAGGTCAGCTCGCGGTAGTTCTCCACCACATCGAGCAGCTGCATGGTGTGGTCGTAGCAGTCCCGCAGATAGACCTCCACCTCGGCGCTGACGAACTCGTTGCCGCCGCGCATGAGCGTGTCGATCAGGTTGCGCTGG
This is a stretch of genomic DNA from Cyanobacteria bacterium QS_8_64_29. It encodes these proteins:
- a CDS encoding elongation factor 4; protein product: MTANVPISQIRNFSIIAHIDHGKSTIADQLLRLTETVSEREMKQQFLDSMELERERGITIKMQAARMNYRAQDGHSYVLNLIDTPGHVDFSYEVSRSLVACEGALLVVDASQGVEAQTLANIYLAIEHDLEIVPVINKTDLPGADPDGVVAEIEEAVGLDCSAAIFASAKYGTGMNEILEAIVQLIPPPQATAERPLRALIFDSYYDLYRGVIVYFRVVDGRVRDGDRIRLMASGKEHAISELGILSPTPIAIEELHAGEVGYLAASIKSIEDARVGDTITLAHKPAESPLPGYQEAKPMVFCGLFPTNTDDYEDLRDALDKLKLNDSALTFEPETSKAMGFGFRCGFLGLLHLEIVQERLEREYDLALVTTAPSTIYRVTQPDGTTIEIDNPSQLPPPEHRKQIEEPYIRVEILTPEDYVGPLMELCQSRRGEFKDMSYLAAGRTTLTYDLPLAEVVTDFFDRVKSHSRGYASMEYQFIGYRENPLVRLDVWVNGELMDSLSTIAHRDQAYGIGRSLAEKLKELIPRQQFKIPIQAALGSRTIASEHIPPLRKDVLSKCYGGDVSRKKKLLQKQAKGKKRMKAIGTVDVPQEAFMSVLQLDRENNEK
- a CDS encoding NAD-dependent dehydratase, which encodes MRVLVTGGAGFIGSHLVDRLLADGHEVLCLDNFYTGRKRNVLQWWDEPHFELLRHDITEPIRLEVDRIYHLACPASPIHYQFNPVKTIKTNVMGTLYMLGLAKRINARFLLASTSEVYGDPEVHPQPESYRGNVNCTGVRACYDEGKRVAETLAFDYHRDNGVDIRVARIFNTYGPRMLLDDGRVVTNLAAQALRGQPLTLYGEGSQTRSFCYVSDMVEGLVRLMDSDCIGPVNLGNPHEYTIAELAQTIRRLSGSAADITYKPLPEDDPRQRQPDISLARQRLGWEPTVSLEAGLPPLIEDLRQRLASECSQAVPS
- a CDS encoding UDP-glucose 6-dehydrogenase codes for the protein MRVCVIGTGYVGLVTGVCLAWTGHEVICVDNNEEKVSLMQSGQTPIYEPGLSEMMGETMAAGRLAFTTDLGVGVDRSEILFVAVGTPAAPSGETDTRYVEAVARGIGQHLDDRYRIIVNKSTVPIGSGDWVRMIVLDGVAERQKTAVTAGGEPVEAPEESVVNFDVVSNPEFLREGSAVADTLNPDRIVLGSDSSKALAIMQELYAPILQRQVGEGSERGEVPLLVTDLNSAEMIKYAANAFLATKISFINEIANICDRVGADVTQVAQGMGLDSRISHKFLQAGIGWGGSCFPKDVAALISTADDYNYDAQLLKSAVGTNQYQRLIVVEKLQHELKILKGKTIGLLGLTFKPNTDDLRDAPALRVIEELDRLGAKVKAYDPIASQTGMPHGLSKIIVETDPERLADRCDALVLITDWPQFRNLDYTRMAACMTHCTIIDGRNFLEREQLEAAGFRYVGVGR
- a CDS encoding riboflavin deaminase produces the protein MARPQTTAVLAMTADGKIASGDRGPPEFGSEADRAHLEDRIAEADAVLFGAATLRAHGTTVLVPQAKLHQGRQPPQIVGTRSARLDPQLPFFRQPVPRWLLSTRAGAAAWQQRPECFERTFTAERADGAIDWPSALAELAQAGVARLAAIGGGELVASLLAVGAIDDIWLTVCPVVLGGRSAPTPVEGEGFPLAQAPRLSLLSARPVGEEIFLHYRVREA
- the rnc gene encoding ribonuclease III — its product is MVATDARRRKELARLVQHLGLAEQDAIDWQLLDLALTHPSACSEANYQQLEFVGDAVVRLATSELLWERYPDCPVGEFAALRSVMVSDRVLADIAQRLGWERYLYLGGSELGSGMGKRSPLADSFEAVLGALYLSTRDMRLVRPWLDPIMQAEAARIRADPARQNYKDALQAWTQAHYQTRPTYCVRSGDRQASERFVAEVWLDGRYLGRGSGHSKKAAEQAAAQAAYQQLAQE